In Mesorhizobium sp. 113-3-3, a genomic segment contains:
- a CDS encoding LLM class flavin-dependent oxidoreductase — protein MSMLDKTAPRAQPFFLGTFASNCSGGMTVTKVPERWASSWDNNLRLARLLDEAGIDFMLPIARWIGYGGETNFHGNVLETITWAAGLLALTRNITVFATTHTAANHPVVVAKQLATIDQISRGRIGLNIVAGWNKPEYEALGLTLPDDHVTRYGYAQEWFDIVQALWQRTEAFDWDGTWFKLKNVLGDPRPSSRLPILNAAGSEEGRKFAIRNADFLFTPAIDLERSKDEIIALKEQARAAGSDVDVLTFAHVVCRPTEKEATDYLEHFGRANADWAAVDNLVRLQFAHAQSFPHDLLALIRDRMAAGHGGFPLTGTPEQVADGITALHAAGFRGSTLSFVDYVEEFPYFRDTVLPILEERGIRIAPAAMQSAA, from the coding sequence ATGAGCATGCTCGACAAGACCGCGCCTCGGGCGCAGCCCTTCTTTCTAGGCACTTTCGCGTCCAATTGTTCCGGCGGCATGACCGTCACCAAGGTTCCCGAGCGCTGGGCCAGTTCCTGGGACAACAATCTGCGCCTGGCGCGTCTGCTCGACGAGGCCGGCATCGACTTCATGCTGCCGATCGCGCGCTGGATCGGTTATGGCGGCGAGACGAACTTCCACGGCAATGTGCTGGAGACGATCACCTGGGCGGCCGGGCTTCTGGCGCTCACCCGCAACATCACGGTTTTCGCCACCACCCATACGGCGGCCAACCATCCGGTGGTCGTCGCCAAGCAACTGGCGACCATCGACCAGATCAGCCGCGGCCGCATCGGTCTCAACATCGTCGCCGGCTGGAACAAGCCGGAATATGAGGCGCTTGGGCTGACGCTGCCCGACGACCACGTCACGCGCTACGGCTACGCCCAGGAATGGTTCGATATCGTCCAGGCGCTGTGGCAGCGCACGGAAGCCTTCGACTGGGACGGCACCTGGTTCAAGCTCAAGAATGTGCTTGGCGATCCGCGGCCGTCTTCACGGCTGCCGATCCTCAACGCCGCCGGTTCGGAAGAGGGCCGCAAATTCGCGATCCGCAACGCCGATTTCCTGTTCACGCCGGCAATCGATCTGGAGCGCTCCAAGGACGAGATCATTGCGCTGAAGGAGCAGGCGAGGGCCGCCGGCAGCGATGTCGACGTGCTGACCTTCGCCCATGTCGTCTGCCGGCCGACCGAAAAGGAAGCCACGGACTATCTCGAACATTTCGGCCGCGCCAACGCCGACTGGGCGGCGGTCGACAATCTGGTGCGGCTGCAGTTCGCCCATGCGCAGTCGTTCCCACATGATCTCCTGGCGCTCATTCGCGACCGCATGGCGGCCGGCCATGGCGGCTTCCCGCTCACCGGCACGCCCGAGCAGGTCGCCGATGGGATCACGGCGTTGCACGCGGCAGGTTTTCGCGGCTCGACGCTGTCCTTCGTCGATTATGTCGAGGAGTTCCCCTATTTCCGCGACACCGTGCTACCCATTCTCGAAGAGAGAGGCATCCGCATCGCGCCGGCCGCGATGCAGTCGGCGGCTTAG
- a CDS encoding flavin reductase family protein, producing MSMTEGPVSVTDFRAAMRLIVGNVSVITAGVGDDRSGLVVISVVSLSDEPPKVIACVNRSSSTWPVIERYRHFGVNSLGPQHQAVAERFSGFGGIKGKDRYEGAEWTTLKTGAALLSDAVAAFDCSLDEMIDRGTHSIVIGSVEAVRTRDAGQALIYWRGGYRPLDA from the coding sequence ATGTCCATGACAGAAGGTCCGGTCAGCGTCACCGACTTCCGCGCCGCCATGCGGCTCATCGTCGGCAATGTCAGCGTCATCACCGCCGGCGTCGGCGACGACCGTTCCGGCCTTGTCGTCATTTCGGTGGTCTCGCTGTCGGACGAGCCGCCCAAGGTGATTGCTTGCGTCAACCGGTCGTCATCGACCTGGCCGGTTATCGAGCGCTACCGGCATTTCGGCGTCAATTCGCTGGGGCCCCAGCATCAAGCCGTGGCGGAGCGTTTTTCCGGTTTCGGCGGCATCAAGGGCAAGGATCGCTATGAAGGCGCCGAGTGGACGACGCTGAAGACCGGAGCCGCGCTGCTTTCCGACGCCGTTGCCGCCTTCGACTGCAGCCTCGACGAGATGATCGACCGCGGCACGCATTCCATCGTCATCGGCTCGGTCGAGGCGGTTCGCACCCGCGATGCCGGCCAGGCGCTGATCTACTGGCGGGGCGGCTATCGGCCCCTCGACGCGTAG
- the ubiG gene encoding bifunctional 2-polyprenyl-6-hydroxyphenol methylase/3-demethylubiquinol 3-O-methyltransferase UbiG — translation MPEPRRSTIDAGEVERFSALAAEWWNPNGKFRPLHKFNPVRLSYIRDQIATRFGRDPRAARPFEGLRILDIGCGGGLLCEPMARLGAEVVGADASETNIEVAKLHAAEGNVSVDYRATTAEDLADAGETFDVILNMEVVEHVADIDLFVAKCGQMVRPGGIMFVATINRTLKALGLAIIGAEYVLRWLPRGTHQFGKLVRPEELEKALGGAGLTIIDRTGVTYNPLADRWARSKDMDVNYMVLAEKGSV, via the coding sequence ATGCCAGAACCCCGACGATCGACGATCGATGCCGGAGAAGTGGAACGCTTTTCCGCCCTTGCCGCCGAATGGTGGAACCCGAACGGCAAGTTCCGTCCGCTGCACAAGTTCAACCCGGTCCGGCTCTCCTATATCCGCGACCAGATAGCGACGCGCTTCGGCCGTGACCCGCGCGCCGCTCGGCCTTTCGAGGGTCTGCGCATCCTCGATATTGGCTGCGGCGGCGGCCTTTTGTGCGAGCCGATGGCTCGGCTTGGCGCCGAGGTCGTGGGAGCGGATGCCTCCGAGACAAACATCGAAGTGGCGAAACTGCACGCCGCCGAAGGCAATGTGAGCGTCGACTACCGCGCCACGACGGCCGAGGACCTCGCCGACGCCGGCGAGACATTCGACGTCATCCTCAACATGGAAGTGGTCGAGCATGTCGCCGACATCGACCTGTTCGTCGCCAAATGCGGGCAGATGGTCCGGCCCGGGGGCATCATGTTCGTGGCCACCATCAACCGCACGCTGAAGGCGCTGGGGCTGGCCATCATCGGTGCTGAGTATGTGCTGCGCTGGCTGCCGCGCGGCACCCACCAGTTCGGCAAGCTGGTGCGCCCGGAAGAGCTGGAAAAGGCGCTCGGCGGCGCCGGCCTGACGATCATCGATCGCACCGGCGTCACCTACAATCCGCTTGCCGACCGCTGGGCGCGGTCGAAGGACATGGACGTCAACTACATGGTGCTGGCGGAAAAAGGATCGGTCTGA